The Chryseobacterium nakagawai genome has a segment encoding these proteins:
- a CDS encoding helicase HerA-like domain-containing protein — protein MADKAQFIEELNARYTPKGDHIILGKGMLDGVVVPEVNVTIPLKTINRHGLIAGATGTGKTKTLQVFAEQLSHQGIPSLVLDIKGDFSGIAEAGQMNSIIEERYAKTQLPYTPQGFPVELMSISGGKGVKLRATVTEFGPILLSKILQLNDTQQSIMSIVFKYCDDKGLPLIDLKDLKKVLQYVTDNAQGKAELAANYGSIAPASLGAILRSIVALEQQGAGDFFGELSFDVQDLLETRDGKGVVNILRVADIQNKPQLFSTFMLSLFAEIYMTFPEEGDSGKPKLVLFIDEAHLLFDEASKTLLSQIETMVKLIRSKGVGIYFITQIPGDVPESVLSQLGLKIQHALRGFTAKDKKEISKAVENYPTTEYYNASNLIQNLGIGEAFVTALDEKGIPTPLVHTYLISPESRMDVLSEAEITELTSSSAMVAKYEEAIDRESAYEMLTSRMEQAAQNPTSNQRARPVKEEPGMFEQVLQSQAGRTFTNTLMREGAKAILGMFGLGGRKR, from the coding sequence ATGGCAGACAAAGCACAATTTATTGAAGAATTAAATGCTAGATATACTCCAAAGGGAGATCACATTATACTAGGGAAAGGAATGTTGGATGGAGTAGTAGTTCCCGAAGTGAATGTAACCATTCCATTAAAAACAATCAACCGCCACGGTCTTATTGCAGGGGCAACCGGAACCGGAAAGACTAAAACATTACAGGTATTTGCAGAACAGCTTTCTCATCAGGGGATTCCGTCATTGGTTTTGGATATTAAAGGTGACTTTTCCGGAATTGCAGAAGCAGGACAGATGAACTCTATTATTGAAGAAAGGTATGCGAAAACTCAGCTTCCTTATACTCCACAGGGATTCCCGGTAGAATTGATGAGTATTTCAGGAGGAAAAGGGGTGAAACTGAGGGCTACTGTAACAGAATTCGGACCTATTTTATTAAGTAAAATTCTTCAGCTTAATGATACCCAACAAAGCATCATGTCTATTGTCTTTAAATATTGTGATGATAAAGGACTTCCTTTGATTGACCTTAAAGATTTAAAGAAAGTACTTCAGTATGTGACAGATAATGCACAGGGGAAAGCAGAACTTGCTGCCAACTATGGATCGATAGCACCAGCTTCTTTGGGAGCCATTCTAAGATCTATTGTGGCATTGGAACAACAAGGCGCTGGAGATTTCTTTGGTGAACTAAGCTTTGATGTTCAGGATTTATTAGAAACCAGGGATGGAAAAGGTGTTGTTAATATTCTAAGAGTAGCAGATATTCAGAATAAACCGCAATTGTTTTCTACCTTTATGCTTTCTCTTTTTGCAGAAATCTATATGACCTTTCCGGAAGAAGGAGACAGTGGTAAACCGAAGCTTGTATTATTTATAGATGAGGCACATTTGCTTTTTGATGAAGCATCAAAAACTCTTCTTTCACAGATTGAAACGATGGTAAAGCTTATTCGTTCAAAAGGGGTGGGGATTTATTTTATTACCCAGATTCCTGGTGATGTACCTGAAAGTGTTTTGTCTCAACTAGGATTGAAAATACAGCACGCTTTGAGAGGGTTTACAGCAAAAGATAAAAAGGAAATTTCGAAGGCCGTTGAGAACTATCCAACCACAGAATATTATAACGCTTCCAATCTGATTCAGAATTTAGGTATTGGTGAGGCATTCGTTACAGCTCTGGATGAAAAAGGAATTCCAACACCGTTGGTTCATACTTATCTAATTTCTCCAGAATCCAGAATGGATGTTTTGAGTGAAGCGGAGATTACGGAGTTAACATCCAGTTCAGCGATGGTAGCCAAATATGAAGAAGCAATAGATAGAGAGTCTGCTTATGAAATGTTAACCAGCAGAATGGAGCAAGCAGCCCAAAATCCAACATCCAACCAGAGAGCAAGGCCGGTAAAAGAAGAGCCAGGAATGTTTGAACAAGTGTTGCAGAGCCAGGCAGGTAGAACTTTTACCAATACACTAATGCGGGAAGGTGCAAAAGCTATTCTTGGAATGTTTGGTCTTGGAGGTAGAAAAAGATAA